In Lactococcus paracarnosus, a genomic segment contains:
- the dnaJ gene encoding molecular chaperone DnaJ, translating into MNNTEYYERLGVSQSASQDEIKKAYRKLSKQYHPDINKDAGAEDKYKEVQEAYETLGDAQNRAAYDQYGAAGANGGGFGGAGGFSGFGGGGGFGGFDDIFSSFFGGGGGQSNPTAPRQGEDLQYRVNLKFEEAIFGVEKEVSYNRDQACHTCHGDGAKPGTKSETCHKCGGHGQVQVARDTPLGRVMTTATCDVCRGTGKEIKEKCPTCHGSGHEKQLHKIKVKVPAGVETGQQMRMNGGGDAGKNGGPYGDLYVIFNVAASKQFERDGAEIFYEMPLEFVQAALGDEVEIPTVHGTVKLKIPAGTQTGQNFRLRGKGAPKLRGTGNGDQHVIVNIVTPKKLNDAQRDALQAFAKASGHTVTSQKPEGFFDKLKKEFK; encoded by the coding sequence ATGAATAACACAGAATATTATGAGCGACTAGGGGTTAGTCAGTCAGCTAGCCAAGATGAAATTAAAAAAGCGTACCGTAAGTTGTCAAAACAATATCATCCAGATATTAACAAAGATGCAGGTGCAGAAGATAAGTATAAGGAAGTACAAGAAGCCTATGAAACACTAGGCGATGCGCAAAATCGTGCAGCCTATGATCAGTATGGTGCAGCAGGAGCTAACGGCGGTGGTTTCGGTGGCGCTGGAGGCTTTAGCGGCTTCGGTGGTGGTGGCGGTTTTGGTGGCTTTGACGACATCTTCTCATCATTTTTTGGTGGCGGCGGTGGACAAAGCAATCCGACTGCACCACGTCAAGGTGAAGATTTACAATACCGTGTCAACCTTAAATTTGAAGAGGCGATTTTTGGTGTTGAAAAAGAAGTTAGCTATAATCGAGATCAAGCCTGTCATACCTGTCATGGCGATGGTGCCAAACCGGGTACAAAATCCGAAACTTGTCATAAGTGTGGCGGTCATGGTCAGGTGCAAGTCGCGCGTGATACACCTCTGGGCCGTGTGATGACAACAGCTACCTGTGATGTTTGTCGCGGTACTGGTAAAGAAATTAAAGAAAAATGTCCAACTTGTCATGGGTCTGGTCATGAAAAACAACTACACAAAATCAAAGTTAAAGTCCCTGCTGGTGTTGAAACTGGTCAACAAATGCGCATGAACGGTGGCGGAGATGCTGGTAAAAATGGGGGCCCTTACGGCGATCTTTATGTGATCTTTAATGTCGCGGCCTCTAAACAATTTGAACGTGATGGTGCTGAAATTTTCTATGAAATGCCGCTAGAATTTGTTCAGGCAGCACTTGGTGATGAGGTTGAGATTCCAACTGTCCATGGCACTGTCAAACTAAAAATCCCTGCTGGGACACAAACGGGTCAAAATTTCCGTCTACGCGGTAAAGGGGCGCCAAAACTTAGAGGGACAGGTAATGGTGATCAACACGTCATCGTCAATATCGTGACACCTAAGAAATTAAATGATGCACAAAGAGACGCTTTACAAGCATTCGCTAAAGCAAGTGGCCATACGGTCACGAGTCAAAAACCAGAAGGCTTCTTTGATAAATTAAAAAAAGAATTTAAATAA
- a CDS encoding NAD(P)-dependent oxidoreductase, which produces MKIAVIAANGKTGSLITQEAVDRGMSVTAIVRNENKTLAQDVLKKDIFELTASDLAGFDAVVDAVGFWSPEDLVKHETSLKHLADVLSGTETSLFVVGGAGSLYMDETHTRQLQDTLNFPEAYKPLATSMAKGLAALRQRQDVRWVYVSPAALFDAEGEKTGNYQVAGELFETNQAGESHISYADYALGLVDLIAKGTYGRERISLLSK; this is translated from the coding sequence ATGAAAATTGCAGTTATCGCAGCAAATGGTAAAACAGGTTCTTTGATTACGCAAGAAGCAGTTGACAGAGGGATGTCAGTCACGGCTATTGTTCGCAACGAGAATAAAACGCTAGCACAAGATGTCTTGAAAAAAGATATTTTTGAACTGACCGCATCAGATCTAGCAGGATTTGATGCAGTAGTTGATGCTGTTGGTTTTTGGTCTCCTGAGGATTTAGTGAAGCATGAAACATCTCTCAAACACTTGGCTGATGTGCTAAGTGGTACTGAAACATCTCTATTTGTCGTGGGTGGTGCTGGTAGCTTATATATGGATGAAACACATACCAGACAGCTACAAGACACGCTCAACTTCCCAGAAGCCTACAAGCCATTAGCGACTAGTATGGCAAAAGGGCTAGCAGCATTAAGACAGAGACAGGATGTGAGATGGGTTTATGTGAGCCCAGCAGCTCTTTTTGATGCTGAGGGTGAAAAAACAGGAAATTATCAAGTTGCAGGTGAACTATTTGAAACCAATCAAGCTGGGGAGAGTCATATTAGCTATGCAGACTATGCGCTAGGGCTTGTAGACCTTATAGCAAAAGGGACCTATGGGCGAGAACGGATTTCTTTATTGTCAAAATAA
- a CDS encoding CsbD family protein, protein MVDNGLTDKLKGKAKDVAGTVTGNDKQKAEGMLDQAIGKVKEVAADAKEKAEDVIEDVKEKFDKK, encoded by the coding sequence ATGGTAGACAATGGACTTACGGACAAACTCAAAGGCAAAGCAAAAGATGTTGCAGGTACTGTTACTGGTAATGACAAGCAAAAAGCTGAAGGTATGCTAGACCAAGCAATCGGTAAAGTTAAAGAAGTTGCTGCGGATGCCAAAGAGAAAGCTGAAGATGTTATTGAAGATGTCAAAGAAAAATTTGACAAGAAATAA
- a CDS encoding nucleotidyltransferase, translating into MAGQGMISGVIAEFNPFHNGHNYLLSQASGLKIVVMSGNWMQRGEPAIIDKWTRAQMALENGADIIVELPFFASVQSADYFAEYAIGILSDLGVEQLVFGTDSDHVDYDKLCHIYKTQSDDIQAFLAGLPDHLSYPQKTQKMWEVFTGIDFDGNTPNHILALAYTKAIAKLESNISLQAIPRIGSGFHDEKLSEFASATAIRAHVDSDLSAVMPSFQGFESAPKVAWTNYFSLLKYKVVSTSLVDLTHIFQVNEELAVRLKKAIKLAASFDELVDEVATKRYTKARIRRLLTYILINVSKSQTYEKAHPHVLGFSSAGRAYLKDYDVVTKVGKSYADSLTLKADEVYRLGNVALPEQNYGRIPIMRT; encoded by the coding sequence ATGGCAGGACAAGGCATGATTTCTGGTGTCATTGCTGAATTCAATCCCTTTCATAATGGCCATAACTATTTACTATCACAAGCTTCTGGTTTAAAAATCGTGGTCATGAGTGGTAATTGGATGCAACGCGGTGAGCCAGCCATTATTGACAAGTGGACACGTGCACAAATGGCTTTAGAAAATGGCGCTGACATTATTGTTGAGCTGCCTTTTTTTGCTAGTGTCCAAAGTGCAGATTATTTCGCTGAGTATGCGATCGGTATACTGTCAGATTTGGGTGTTGAGCAGCTGGTATTTGGAACGGATTCTGATCATGTTGACTATGATAAGTTATGCCATATCTATAAAACACAATCAGATGACATACAAGCTTTCCTTGCTGGCTTACCAGATCATTTATCTTATCCTCAAAAAACACAGAAAATGTGGGAAGTATTTACAGGGATCGATTTTGATGGGAACACACCTAATCATATTTTAGCGCTTGCCTATACTAAGGCAATAGCCAAGCTAGAATCTAACATCAGCTTACAAGCAATCCCTCGTATTGGCTCAGGATTTCATGATGAAAAGTTATCAGAATTTGCATCAGCAACAGCAATCCGTGCGCATGTGGATTCTGATTTATCAGCTGTTATGCCAAGTTTTCAAGGGTTTGAATCAGCACCTAAAGTGGCCTGGACCAATTATTTTTCTTTGCTTAAATATAAAGTGGTGTCAACAAGCCTAGTCGACTTGACCCACATTTTTCAAGTGAATGAGGAGCTAGCTGTTAGATTAAAAAAAGCCATTAAACTGGCAGCTTCTTTTGATGAATTGGTAGATGAGGTTGCAACCAAGCGCTATACTAAAGCGCGGATCCGACGCTTGTTAACTTACATTTTAATCAATGTCAGTAAGTCACAAACATATGAAAAAGCGCATCCCCATGTTTTAGGCTTCTCGTCAGCTGGTCGTGCCTATCTAAAAGACTATGATGTCGTGACAAAAGTAGGTAAAAGCTATGCGGATAGCTTAACCTTAAAGGCTGATGAGGTATATAGGTTGGGCAATGTCGCTTTGCCAGAACAAAATTATGGTCGGATACCGATAATGCGCACATAA
- a CDS encoding phosphatase PAP2 family protein, with amino-acid sequence MMYLGLIVIVGFIAYLTQDKQDKKFPRWLKLIFWILVLSFLSRVSDTLAGVVFIGLIAWWFVRKPSRRRKQQVAEDRSDTADVVPHFKSEEDPVKRYASTPKRQAALAELESTPKELATYIDQEIDTFFMNEWTKMAAIYSDQTGQFDDDVRDNAGHQMREILDAIFAKFAKKKRAELVEKQSINEELKVKHKAEIDIAMQVYDKWQDKA; translated from the coding sequence ATGATGTATTTAGGATTAATCGTTATAGTTGGCTTTATAGCCTATTTAACACAAGATAAACAGGACAAAAAGTTTCCTCGTTGGCTCAAGCTTATTTTTTGGATACTTGTCTTAAGTTTCCTGTCGAGAGTATCGGATACCTTAGCTGGTGTCGTCTTTATTGGCTTGATTGCTTGGTGGTTCGTTAGAAAGCCCAGTCGTAGGAGAAAGCAGCAAGTTGCTGAGGATAGATCTGATACAGCTGATGTGGTACCGCATTTCAAATCAGAAGAAGACCCAGTCAAACGCTATGCATCGACGCCTAAAAGACAAGCAGCATTAGCTGAGCTTGAAAGTACACCCAAAGAGCTTGCGACCTACATCGATCAAGAAATTGATACATTTTTCATGAATGAATGGACCAAGATGGCTGCTATCTATTCAGACCAAACGGGTCAATTCGATGATGATGTCAGGGATAATGCGGGGCATCAGATGCGTGAGATTTTAGATGCGATATTTGCCAAGTTTGCTAAGAAAAAACGGGCAGAATTGGTCGAAAAGCAATCCATCAATGAAGAGTTGAAAGTTAAACATAAAGCAGAAATTGATATTGCCATGCAAGTCTATGATAAATGGCAGGACAAGGCATGA
- a CDS encoding class I SAM-dependent DNA methyltransferase has product MDNYQEFARVYDTIMDDTLYDAWHQFSRDHLPSHTHDILELACGTGKLSVQFARDGYAVTGLDLSEEMLSIAYNRALDELDETVGIGFIEGDMRDLSNVGTYDAVTCYSDSICYMPDREAVQEVFDGVWNCLNADGTFIFDVHSVNQIDQVFPGYSYHENEEDFAFMWDSFPGEKAHSITHELTFFVKDADGKFERRDEVHEERTYSIDNYLTMLDNAGFVDVTVFSDFQDITPSEKDDSARWFFIAKKG; this is encoded by the coding sequence ATGGATAATTATCAAGAATTTGCGCGCGTTTATGATACCATCATGGACGATACGCTATATGATGCCTGGCATCAATTTTCACGCGATCATTTACCATCACATACTCATGATATTTTAGAGCTTGCTTGTGGTACAGGCAAGCTTTCTGTGCAATTTGCACGAGATGGCTATGCTGTAACGGGTCTTGACTTATCAGAGGAGATGCTGAGTATTGCCTATAATCGTGCCTTAGACGAGTTGGATGAGACGGTTGGTATTGGATTTATCGAAGGGGATATGCGAGATCTCAGCAATGTTGGGACCTATGATGCAGTGACGTGTTACAGTGATAGTATTTGCTATATGCCTGATCGTGAAGCAGTTCAAGAGGTATTTGATGGCGTTTGGAATTGTCTGAATGCTGATGGCACCTTTATCTTTGATGTGCATAGTGTTAACCAAATTGATCAGGTTTTCCCGGGTTATAGCTACCATGAAAATGAAGAAGATTTTGCCTTCATGTGGGATTCTTTTCCAGGTGAGAAGGCACACAGTATTACACATGAACTGACATTTTTTGTTAAGGATGCTGACGGAAAATTTGAACGTCGTGATGAAGTCCATGAAGAACGAACTTACTCTATTGATAATTATTTGACCATGCTAGATAATGCTGGTTTTGTGGATGTCACCGTTTTTTCTGATTTTCAGGATATAACACCTAGTGAGAAAGACGATAGTGCACGCTGGTTTTTTATCGCCAAAAAAGGATAA
- the yqeH gene encoding ribosome biogenesis GTPase YqeH, with protein sequence MAEHDLATAETLRCIGCGAEMQTEDKEAIGYTPKSALDKGLETGELYCQRCFRLRHYNEIAGVNISDDEFLRLLTEVGNTDALVVNVIDIFDFNGSVIPGLHRFVSGNDVLLVGNKRDILPKSVKASKVKNWLRERAHEEGLRPVDVVLTSAHHEDDVSELMEEIETYRHGRDVYVVGVTNVGKSTLINAIIKNATGDADVITTSRFPGTTLDKIEIPLDDGSFIVDTPGIIHRHQMAHFVGPNDLKLVSPKKEIKPKTYQLNAGQTLFMGGLARLDYIQGDKQGMTGYFDNHLTIHRTKLEGADAFYAKHAGGLLTPPHADDMANFPKLVRKEFSIKDKSDIVFSGLGWVRVMNRGVVAAWVPEGVDVLIRKALV encoded by the coding sequence GTGGCAGAACACGATTTAGCAACAGCAGAAACATTACGTTGTATTGGCTGTGGTGCAGAAATGCAGACTGAAGATAAAGAAGCGATAGGCTATACCCCAAAATCAGCTTTGGACAAAGGACTTGAAACTGGCGAACTATATTGTCAACGTTGTTTCCGGCTTCGTCACTACAATGAAATTGCTGGTGTCAACATCAGCGATGATGAGTTTTTAAGATTACTGACAGAAGTAGGTAATACCGATGCTTTAGTTGTCAACGTGATTGACATCTTTGACTTTAATGGGTCAGTTATTCCTGGCCTTCATCGGTTTGTATCAGGAAATGATGTCTTATTAGTTGGTAATAAACGTGATATTTTACCAAAATCGGTAAAAGCAAGCAAGGTTAAAAATTGGTTGCGAGAACGGGCACATGAAGAAGGACTTCGTCCGGTTGATGTCGTCTTAACGAGCGCCCATCATGAAGATGATGTGTCAGAACTGATGGAAGAGATTGAAACATATCGTCATGGTCGTGATGTTTATGTTGTTGGTGTGACAAACGTCGGTAAGTCAACCTTGATTAATGCAATCATTAAAAATGCGACAGGTGATGCTGACGTGATTACGACGAGTCGGTTCCCAGGGACAACCTTAGATAAAATCGAAATTCCTTTGGATGATGGTAGTTTTATCGTTGATACGCCAGGGATTATCCACCGGCATCAAATGGCACATTTTGTTGGGCCAAATGATTTGAAGTTGGTTAGTCCTAAAAAAGAGATCAAACCAAAGACCTATCAACTGAACGCGGGTCAAACCTTATTTATGGGTGGTCTAGCCAGACTTGACTATATTCAAGGTGACAAGCAAGGCATGACAGGGTACTTTGATAATCATCTAACGATTCATCGAACTAAGCTCGAGGGTGCAGATGCCTTTTATGCCAAACATGCGGGTGGTTTACTGACACCACCTCATGCTGATGATATGGCTAATTTCCCTAAACTCGTCCGAAAAGAATTCTCAATCAAAGACAAATCAGATATTGTCTTTTCAGGTCTTGGTTGGGTTCGTGTCATGAATCGTGGAGTTGTTGCAGCATGGGTACCTGAGGGTGTTGATGTCTTGATTCGAAAAGCGCTTGTCTAA
- a CDS encoding nicotinate-nucleotide adenylyltransferase, producing MGIELLTPYTKVELDMQKTENRRQIGLFLGKFAPIHVAHLVITDQVRRELNLERVLFMPEYDDEAGTIISLLSRALKGNAGLGIDTARLNNTSQTLVETLQALTLAHTDTDFYFIAGSDMIASLSQHKDALAVADLVQLVGVQRPGFRTGTSLPILWVDVPQMAISSTGLREMMHQGMEPKFLIPDGTLDFIKERGLYGL from the coding sequence ATGGGAATTGAACTTCTCACACCTTATACTAAAGTTGAACTCGATATGCAAAAGACGGAAAATCGGCGTCAAATTGGCCTTTTTTTAGGTAAATTTGCGCCGATACATGTCGCGCATTTGGTGATTACAGATCAAGTACGTCGAGAGTTAAATCTTGAGCGTGTGCTTTTCATGCCTGAGTATGATGATGAGGCTGGCACGATTATCAGTTTGCTATCCCGTGCTTTAAAAGGAAATGCTGGTTTGGGTATTGACACGGCTCGTCTGAATAACACCTCTCAGACGCTTGTTGAAACCTTACAAGCATTAACTCTAGCGCATACAGATACTGATTTTTATTTTATAGCTGGAAGCGATATGATTGCGAGTTTATCACAGCATAAAGATGCCTTAGCGGTAGCTGACTTAGTACAACTTGTTGGTGTACAACGGCCAGGATTTAGAACAGGTACCTCTTTACCCATTTTATGGGTGGATGTGCCTCAGATGGCGATTTCATCTACTGGCCTAAGAGAGATGATGCATCAGGGAATGGAGCCAAAGTTTTTGATTCCGGATGGCACACTCGATTTTATCAAGGAACGAGGGTTATATGGTCTTTGA
- the yhbY gene encoding ribosome assembly RNA-binding protein YhbY, whose product MELTGKQKRYLRAQAHHLTPIVQIGKGGLTNEIKTSIRKALDARELIKVAILQNSDADINDVAAEIEEMSFDVVQKIGRILVVFKVAEKRENRKLSLEVKAI is encoded by the coding sequence ATGGAATTAACTGGAAAACAAAAACGTTACCTTCGTGCACAAGCACACCATTTGACACCTATTGTCCAAATCGGTAAGGGTGGATTAACAAATGAAATCAAAACGAGTATCCGTAAAGCTTTGGATGCGCGTGAATTAATCAAAGTTGCTATTTTACAAAATTCTGATGCTGATATTAATGATGTGGCAGCAGAAATTGAAGAGATGTCATTTGACGTCGTTCAAAAAATCGGTCGTATTTTGGTTGTCTTTAAAGTCGCTGAAAAACGTGAGAACCGCAAGTTATCACTTGAGGTTAAAGCCATTTAA
- a CDS encoding ATP-binding cassette domain-containing protein, whose protein sequence is MTLQVKDVSKAIAGKMILEAVSFEMTAGSVIGLVGRNGAGKTTLMRLIAGEMLADNGEILLGDKGRASIFYVDTLSNWMSAYHATTVVDVLKMFYPEFDQDQFMMILSSQNLPADKTISTFSKGQKALVYLAAGIASQATYLLFDEPLDGLDIFVKDYFKKMLLELVDAGRSAMIATHNLAELDSLADRLLLIKGTQITEQVCESDIVKIQFVYEGDTLASNLLDVATILEKRGRVYVALISESLIPAIFTDTTTYRFVEILQVTTEDIFRKELG, encoded by the coding sequence ATGACATTACAAGTTAAGGATGTAAGTAAAGCGATTGCAGGTAAAATGATCTTAGAGGCTGTGTCTTTTGAGATGACAGCTGGCAGTGTAATCGGGCTAGTTGGTCGAAATGGTGCTGGTAAGACCACGCTAATGCGACTGATTGCAGGTGAGATGTTAGCAGATAATGGGGAAATTTTACTAGGAGACAAAGGACGAGCCTCTATTTTCTATGTGGATACCTTGTCAAACTGGATGTCCGCCTATCATGCGACGACAGTCGTTGACGTACTTAAGATGTTCTACCCCGAATTTGACCAGGACCAGTTTATGATGATTTTATCATCACAGAATTTGCCTGCGGATAAAACGATTTCAACTTTCTCAAAAGGTCAAAAAGCCTTGGTATATCTAGCTGCAGGGATAGCAAGTCAGGCGACCTATTTACTATTTGATGAGCCCTTAGACGGCTTAGATATCTTTGTAAAAGATTATTTCAAAAAGATGTTACTTGAGTTGGTTGATGCAGGTAGAAGTGCCATGATTGCTACGCATAATTTAGCGGAACTTGATAGTCTAGCGGATCGCCTGTTATTAATTAAGGGGACGCAGATTACGGAACAAGTTTGTGAGTCAGACATTGTTAAAATTCAATTTGTTTATGAAGGAGACACCCTTGCTTCAAATCTACTTGATGTTGCTACGATTTTAGAAAAGCGTGGACGCGTCTATGTTGCCTTGATTTCAGAGTCCTTGATACCAGCTATCTTTACAGATACGACAACCTATCGGTTTGTCGAGATTTTACAGGTGACAACCGAGGATATTTTTAGAAAGGAATTGGGGTAA
- a CDS encoding YebC/PmpR family DNA-binding transcriptional regulator, giving the protein MGRKWANIVAKKTAKDGANSKVYAKFGVEIYAAAKQGDPDPESNSKLRFTIERAKQAQVPRHIIDKAIDKAKGSSEETFTEGRYEGFGPNGSMVIVDTLTTNVNRTAANVRSAYNKNGGNFGASGSVSYLFDNTGVIGFIGDNADEIFEYLLDKEIDVRDVEQQDDQVIVYTEPEALHKALEALRENGVAEFTVSELELIPQSEVELSGDDVEIFEKLIDALEDDEDVQKVYHNVADF; this is encoded by the coding sequence ATGGGACGTAAGTGGGCGAATATCGTCGCTAAAAAGACAGCAAAAGACGGTGCAAACTCTAAAGTTTATGCTAAATTCGGTGTAGAAATTTATGCTGCGGCTAAACAAGGTGATCCAGATCCTGAGTCAAACTCAAAACTTAGATTCACGATTGAGCGTGCTAAACAAGCACAAGTACCACGTCATATCATCGATAAAGCGATTGATAAGGCAAAAGGTAGTAGTGAAGAAACCTTTACTGAAGGTCGCTATGAAGGATTTGGTCCAAATGGGTCGATGGTGATTGTCGATACCTTAACAACAAATGTCAACCGGACTGCAGCCAATGTGCGTTCTGCCTATAACAAAAATGGTGGTAATTTTGGCGCATCTGGATCTGTTTCCTATTTATTTGATAATACTGGCGTTATCGGATTTATTGGCGATAATGCTGATGAGATTTTCGAGTATTTACTTGATAAAGAAATTGATGTTCGTGATGTTGAACAACAAGATGACCAAGTGATTGTTTATACAGAGCCAGAAGCGCTCCACAAGGCGCTGGAAGCACTTCGTGAAAATGGTGTTGCTGAGTTTACAGTATCAGAACTTGAGTTGATACCTCAAAGCGAAGTTGAGTTATCCGGTGATGATGTAGAGATATTTGAAAAATTGATTGATGCACTTGAAGACGATGAAGATGTGCAAAAAGTCTATCATAACGTGGCTGATTTCTGA
- a CDS encoding YqeG family HAD IIIA-type phosphatase, translated as MSIENYRPDFLLAAAYQLTAESLKRHQIHAVLVDLDNTLTAWNNPDGTQEMRDWLAEMKATNIKVVVVSNNNHERVKHAVERFDVPFISRAMKPFDYGIKKAIKLVDEQPEQVIMVGDQLMTDIRAAKRAGIRSVLVKPLVESDAWNTKFNRARERRVWRKLIEKHGEPEWQNTI; from the coding sequence ATGAGCATTGAAAATTATAGACCAGATTTTTTATTGGCGGCTGCATATCAGCTGACTGCTGAAAGTTTGAAGCGCCATCAAATTCATGCTGTCCTAGTTGATTTGGATAATACCTTAACTGCCTGGAATAATCCAGATGGTACACAGGAGATGCGTGACTGGCTTGCGGAGATGAAAGCAACCAACATCAAGGTTGTCGTTGTGTCAAACAACAACCATGAACGCGTAAAGCATGCTGTTGAGCGATTTGATGTCCCTTTCATTAGTCGTGCCATGAAACCATTTGATTATGGTATAAAAAAAGCAATCAAGCTGGTGGATGAACAACCAGAACAGGTCATCATGGTGGGTGATCAGCTGATGACAGATATTAGAGCGGCAAAAAGAGCGGGGATTCGCAGTGTGTTAGTCAAACCACTAGTTGAGTCAGATGCTTGGAATACGAAATTTAATCGTGCACGCGAGCGTCGTGTGTGGCGAAAATTGATAGAAAAACACGGAGAACCTGAGTGGCAGAACACGATTTAG
- the rsfS gene encoding ribosome silencing factor, translating to MTNELLLQTVVTAADDKKALDIVALDMREVSGVMDTLVVMEGMNSRQIDAIVDNITEAIKKNGGDIHGVEGAGADGWVLIDLVDVVINVMTHDARLTYRLEKLWHDAPEIDVTAWLTD from the coding sequence ATGACAAACGAACTACTACTACAAACAGTTGTAACAGCTGCTGATGATAAAAAAGCCCTTGACATTGTGGCTCTTGATATGCGTGAAGTGAGCGGTGTCATGGATACTTTGGTCGTGATGGAAGGTATGAATTCACGTCAAATCGATGCGATCGTAGATAATATCACAGAAGCAATCAAAAAAAACGGTGGCGACATTCATGGTGTCGAAGGTGCTGGCGCAGATGGTTGGGTCTTGATTGACTTGGTTGATGTCGTGATCAATGTGATGACGCATGATGCACGCTTGACTTACCGTCTTGAAAAATTGTGGCATGATGCACCTGAAATCGATGTTACAGCTTGGTTAACTGATTAA
- a CDS encoding GntR family transcriptional regulator, which produces MNKLAIYEQLANEIKSDIAAGILKPGDKLPSVRNFALEKKINPNTAVKVYKTLENEGILTSIPSKGNFISDDAAKLQAFHVAELKAAYLTLVREMRDHHIEESSIIALAKGVYHDITS; this is translated from the coding sequence ATGAATAAACTCGCAATATATGAGCAATTGGCCAATGAAATTAAAAGTGATATTGCAGCTGGCATTTTAAAACCTGGTGATAAATTACCCAGTGTACGCAATTTCGCCTTGGAAAAGAAAATTAATCCTAACACTGCTGTCAAAGTTTATAAGACACTAGAAAATGAGGGGATACTAACCTCTATACCTAGTAAGGGTAACTTTATCAGTGATGATGCAGCAAAATTACAGGCCTTTCATGTGGCAGAACTAAAGGCAGCCTATTTGACTTTGGTGAGGGAGATGCGAGATCATCATATTGAAGAATCTAGCATCATAGCGTTAGCAAAAGGAGTTTATCATGACATTACAAGTTAA
- the yqeK gene encoding bis(5'-nucleosyl)-tetraphosphatase (symmetrical) YqeK produces the protein MVFDNNAGLGISRSDLLAKLATTLSPKRFAHVKQVADAAKQLAVHWGYAAVEKAELAGLLHDYAKEASDDVFISLIHKYKLDPDLLNWHNNVWHGVVGIYKIQEDFGITDPELLRAIEIHTVGSSQMGLLDKILYVADYIEAGRRFEGVEAARALAYEDLDAAVAYETVHTVSFLAHQQVRIYPQTILTYNAYVDKLR, from the coding sequence ATGGTCTTTGATAATAATGCTGGACTCGGTATCAGCAGATCTGACTTACTGGCTAAACTAGCGACTACCTTATCTCCAAAGCGATTTGCACATGTAAAACAGGTGGCAGATGCTGCTAAGCAGCTAGCAGTGCACTGGGGGTATGCAGCAGTAGAAAAAGCTGAATTAGCTGGTTTGCTACATGACTATGCTAAAGAAGCATCGGATGATGTCTTTATTTCACTGATTCATAAATACAAGCTGGATCCAGATCTGCTTAACTGGCATAATAATGTCTGGCATGGCGTCGTTGGTATCTATAAAATTCAGGAGGATTTTGGTATCACTGATCCCGAATTATTACGCGCGATTGAGATTCATACAGTCGGCAGTAGTCAGATGGGCTTACTTGATAAAATTTTATATGTCGCTGACTATATAGAAGCTGGTAGACGCTTTGAAGGTGTTGAGGCAGCTCGGGCGCTTGCTTATGAAGATTTAGATGCAGCAGTGGCTTATGAAACAGTCCATACGGTTTCTTTTCTTGCACATCAGCAGGTCAGGATTTACCCACAAACAATTTTAACGTATAACGCTTATGTCGATAAATTGCGTTAG